Proteins found in one Fulvitalea axinellae genomic segment:
- the thrC gene encoding threonine synthase → MILYSTNHRVPDVNFEEAVFKGLPDDNGLYMPREIDKLPDSFFENIHEMSLQEIALQVTANLIGDEIPTNDLMEIVNDAFDFEAPVVPVTENIRSLELYHGPTLAFKDFGARFMSRVMGYFLKKRKREVNILVATSGDTGSAVAQGFLNVPGITVTILYPRGKVSEIQRKQLTTVGQNVTALEVSGTFDDCQRMVKQAFLDRKIREKHSLSSANSINISRLIPQSIYYYYAYAQVKEEGKPVVFCVPSGNYGNLCGGLIAKATGLPIKRFVAASNANDVVPKYLNGHPYETRPSVQTISNAMDVGDPSNFARLQALYDERFPDIVRDIAGKSFSDEQTEATIARVFKETGYILDPHGAIGYAALEQHLKECDKDALGIFLETAHPAKFADVVEPLIKQSVIFPKRLSEVLSKTENAISIGSSYDHLKAYLEQRK, encoded by the coding sequence ATGATTCTATACAGTACTAACCACCGCGTACCGGACGTAAACTTCGAAGAAGCCGTATTCAAGGGCTTGCCTGACGATAACGGTCTCTACATGCCGAGAGAGATCGACAAACTACCCGATTCTTTTTTTGAGAATATCCATGAGATGTCTTTGCAGGAAATCGCCCTGCAAGTGACGGCGAACCTGATCGGCGACGAAATCCCGACCAACGACCTGATGGAAATCGTCAATGACGCTTTCGACTTTGAAGCGCCCGTTGTGCCTGTAACGGAGAATATCCGCTCGTTGGAGCTTTACCACGGACCTACTTTGGCCTTCAAAGACTTCGGAGCCAGATTTATGTCCAGGGTAATGGGCTATTTTCTTAAGAAAAGAAAAAGAGAGGTCAACATACTGGTAGCCACTTCCGGCGATACGGGAAGCGCCGTTGCCCAAGGGTTCCTGAACGTTCCGGGCATTACGGTGACTATCCTTTACCCAAGGGGAAAAGTAAGCGAAATCCAGCGCAAACAGCTCACTACCGTGGGCCAAAACGTTACGGCTCTGGAAGTGTCGGGCACATTCGACGATTGCCAGCGGATGGTTAAGCAAGCGTTTCTCGACAGAAAAATAAGGGAAAAGCATTCGCTAAGCTCGGCCAATTCCATCAATATCAGTCGCCTGATTCCGCAGTCGATTTACTATTACTACGCCTATGCCCAAGTAAAGGAAGAAGGCAAGCCGGTAGTGTTCTGCGTGCCGAGCGGCAACTACGGCAACCTCTGCGGAGGGCTTATAGCCAAAGCCACCGGACTGCCGATCAAGCGCTTCGTGGCCGCCTCAAACGCCAACGACGTGGTGCCGAAATACCTTAACGGGCACCCATATGAAACCCGTCCGTCGGTACAGACGATCTCAAACGCCATGGACGTGGGCGACCCGAGCAACTTCGCGCGCCTACAGGCTCTGTATGACGAGCGCTTCCCAGATATCGTACGCGATATCGCCGGCAAGAGCTTCTCCGACGAACAGACGGAAGCCACCATCGCGAGGGTATTCAAAGAAACAGGCTATATACTCGATCCGCACGGCGCAATCGGCTACGCCGCCTTGGAGCAACACTTGAAGGAATGCGACAAAGACGCCTTGGGTATATTCCTTGAAACGGCCCATCCGGCCAAATTCGCCGATGTAGTAGAACCGTTGATCAAGCAGTCCGTGATCTTCCCGAAACGCCTTTCCGAAGTGCTTTCGAAGACGGAGAACGCCATATCGATCGGGAGCAGTTACGACCACCTGAAGGCTTATCTGGAACAACGGAAATAA
- a CDS encoding homoserine kinase, with translation MDYIKVFAPATVANVACGFDVLGFAIDSPGDEVELTKSDTGEVRITKIIGDGGKLPTDADKNTAGVVVKAFLEAIGSKQGIDIVLHKHMPLGSGMGSSAASSAAAVYAANKLMGSPLSDLEILPFAMEGERIACGSAHADNVAPSLLGGFTLIRSYSPLDVVKIDVPDELFATVVHPKIVVNTKDARKILKGQVPLDKAIRQWGNVGALIAGLLQKDYGLISRSLEDVIIEPVRSLLLPGFDEAKQAALEAGALGFGISGSGPSLFSLNRGKKTAETVAHAIKSVYDGLGIETDLFVSAVNQQGPSIIRSNESDSAKTI, from the coding sequence TTGGACTATATAAAAGTTTTCGCTCCCGCCACCGTAGCCAACGTGGCCTGCGGCTTCGACGTACTCGGCTTTGCCATAGACAGCCCCGGCGACGAAGTGGAGCTTACCAAATCCGACACCGGCGAGGTACGCATTACCAAGATCATCGGTGACGGAGGAAAATTGCCGACCGACGCCGACAAAAACACCGCCGGCGTAGTCGTAAAAGCATTTCTGGAAGCGATCGGAAGCAAGCAGGGCATCGATATCGTCCTGCACAAACATATGCCTTTGGGCAGCGGTATGGGATCGAGCGCGGCCAGTTCGGCCGCCGCCGTATACGCCGCCAACAAGCTGATGGGCTCTCCGCTCAGCGATTTGGAGATTTTGCCTTTCGCCATGGAAGGCGAGCGGATAGCCTGCGGCTCAGCCCACGCCGACAACGTGGCGCCTTCGCTTTTGGGCGGTTTTACGCTTATCAGAAGCTACAGCCCGCTAGACGTGGTCAAGATCGACGTTCCCGACGAGCTTTTCGCCACCGTGGTACATCCCAAAATAGTGGTGAACACCAAAGACGCCCGCAAGATTCTGAAAGGCCAAGTCCCGCTCGATAAGGCCATTCGCCAATGGGGCAACGTGGGAGCGCTTATCGCCGGGCTTTTGCAGAAAGATTACGGCCTGATTTCCCGCTCTTTGGAAGACGTGATTATAGAACCGGTCCGTTCGCTATTGCTTCCCGGATTCGACGAGGCAAAACAAGCGGCCTTGGAAGCCGGAGCGTTGGGCTTCGGGATTTCGGGTTCCGGCCCGTCGCTGTTTTCCCTAAACCGAGGGAAGAAAACGGCCGAAACCGTAGCGCATGCCATCAAATCCGTTTATGACGGCTTGGGTATCGAAACCGACCTTTTCGTATCGGCCGTAAACCAGCAAGGCCCAAGCATAATCCGTAGCAACGAAAGCGACAGCGCAAAAACCATCTGA
- the pheA gene encoding prephenate dehydratase: MSTSEEQELLGSMRDRIDAIDNQVLALLNDRMEVVRQVGELKKNNKTVIYRPEREKSIIDRLAKRSEGLLTRPAIEAIFLEVFAISRNLELPEKVAFLGPEFSFTHQAAESRFGALSEYWALSSIPKVFEAVDTGRARFGVVPIENNQEGSVNETIDLLGNYELSIVAEVAIPIHFALASTHDSHHSIKKIYSRDIAFKQCKSFIEETFGEDIELVPVNSTSKAVKLALKEEGAAALCPRIAANQNRLPILFDNVEDSEDNFTRFLILAKDFINQKSGRDKTTILAKLSAKPGALAKFLQDFYDAGINLTKIESRPAKKGKNFKYLFYIDFDGHFEDENVREVFLSHSKRIKLLGSYVKMC; the protein is encoded by the coding sequence ATGTCCACAAGCGAAGAACAGGAACTTTTGGGGTCCATGCGGGACCGCATCGACGCGATAGACAACCAAGTGCTGGCCTTGCTCAACGACCGGATGGAAGTGGTAAGGCAAGTAGGGGAGCTTAAGAAAAACAACAAGACCGTAATCTACCGCCCGGAGCGGGAGAAAAGCATCATCGACCGGCTAGCCAAGCGCAGCGAGGGACTTTTGACCCGACCCGCCATCGAGGCTATCTTTCTGGAGGTGTTCGCCATCAGCCGTAACCTCGAATTGCCGGAGAAAGTCGCCTTTCTCGGTCCCGAATTCAGTTTTACCCACCAAGCCGCCGAGAGCCGTTTTGGCGCTTTGAGCGAATATTGGGCGCTGAGCTCCATCCCGAAAGTATTCGAAGCCGTGGATACCGGCCGTGCCCGTTTCGGCGTTGTGCCGATCGAGAACAACCAGGAAGGTTCGGTAAACGAAACCATCGACTTATTGGGCAATTACGAATTGTCGATTGTGGCCGAGGTGGCCATCCCGATTCACTTCGCGCTGGCCTCCACGCACGATTCGCACCACAGTATTAAGAAGATCTACTCGCGCGATATCGCTTTCAAACAGTGTAAGAGCTTTATTGAGGAAACATTCGGAGAGGATATAGAGCTTGTGCCCGTAAACTCCACCTCGAAAGCCGTGAAGCTGGCCCTGAAAGAAGAAGGCGCCGCCGCGCTGTGCCCTAGAATCGCGGCCAACCAAAACCGTCTGCCTATTCTTTTCGACAACGTGGAAGATTCGGAAGACAATTTCACTCGCTTCCTGATTTTGGCCAAAGACTTTATAAACCAAAAAAGCGGACGCGACAAGACGACCATTCTGGCCAAACTTTCGGCCAAGCCAGGCGCTCTCGCCAAGTTTCTGCAAGATTTCTACGACGCCGGCATCAACTTGACCAAGATCGAAAGCCGCCCGGCCAAGAAGGGCAAGAACTTCAAATACCTGTTCTATATCGACTTCGACGGACATTTCGAGGACGAAAACGTACGGGAAGTGTTCCTGTCGCACTCCAAGCGTATCAAACTGCTCGGCAGTTACGTGAAGATGTGCTGA
- a CDS encoding arylsulfatase: MNRRDFLKKTSAATATSIVAGAVNEAKARKKTPDRPTKDGKPHIILIMTDQQRADTVGFYGNKAAITPNMDQIAKEGVAFDVAYSSVPSCTPARAGLLTGMSPWGHGMLGYRNQATKYKFEKPRMLNEAGYHTVMVGKNHFHPAFNTHGYKEMHLEDGLVRVLDDYSKWFLDKARKNKFLANAIGMDPEKEYTQKELSVFGSKAKLCAGMGFNDNNGEPFVLAEEYHPTEWTGQTAVDCIKNYDKEEPMFMKLSFHRPHSPFDPPQRCVDMYDGVDIPEPFIGDWADKYKDMGNLENPSTPLGHFPDDYVARSRKHYYASVTFVDEWVGKVTDALKAKGMYDNCLIIFTSDHGDMMGDHYHWRKCYAYEGSAKVPMLMKWPEKLKVKAKKGQTLKHPVELRDILPTCLDVAGAEIPAEMEGTSMLRTVRERNPEWREYIDLEHSKIYFDENDWYALTDGKHKYIFFGLTGRELLFDLEKDPNELKDLASKPEHKAELERWRDRMTEHLSIRGDKFVDGNRPRVKPKAINTSPNFPWT, encoded by the coding sequence ATGAACAGAAGAGACTTCCTGAAGAAAACCTCCGCCGCAACGGCTACATCCATAGTGGCCGGCGCCGTAAACGAAGCCAAGGCCCGCAAGAAAACTCCTGACCGTCCAACCAAAGACGGCAAGCCACATATTATCCTGATCATGACCGATCAACAACGCGCTGATACGGTGGGTTTCTACGGGAACAAGGCCGCTATTACGCCCAATATGGACCAAATAGCCAAGGAAGGTGTGGCCTTCGACGTGGCCTACTCTTCCGTGCCTAGCTGTACTCCCGCCCGGGCCGGGTTGCTAACGGGCATGTCGCCGTGGGGGCACGGGATGTTGGGTTACCGTAACCAGGCTACCAAATACAAGTTTGAGAAACCACGAATGCTGAACGAGGCCGGTTATCATACCGTGATGGTGGGCAAGAATCACTTCCACCCCGCCTTCAACACGCATGGTTATAAGGAAATGCATCTGGAAGACGGTTTGGTACGCGTGCTTGACGACTATTCGAAGTGGTTTCTGGACAAGGCCCGCAAGAACAAATTCTTGGCCAACGCCATTGGCATGGACCCCGAGAAGGAATACACGCAAAAAGAGCTTTCGGTATTCGGTTCGAAAGCCAAACTCTGCGCCGGAATGGGCTTCAACGACAATAACGGCGAGCCGTTCGTATTGGCAGAGGAATACCACCCGACTGAGTGGACTGGCCAGACTGCCGTGGATTGCATAAAGAATTATGACAAGGAAGAGCCGATGTTTATGAAGCTTTCCTTCCACCGTCCGCACAGCCCGTTTGATCCGCCGCAACGTTGTGTGGATATGTACGATGGAGTCGATATTCCCGAACCGTTTATCGGCGATTGGGCCGACAAGTACAAGGATATGGGCAACCTCGAAAACCCGTCAACTCCGCTCGGCCATTTCCCAGACGACTACGTGGCCCGTTCCCGTAAGCATTACTACGCCAGCGTCACCTTTGTGGACGAATGGGTAGGCAAAGTGACCGACGCCCTAAAAGCCAAAGGCATGTACGACAACTGCCTGATCATCTTCACCTCAGACCACGGCGATATGATGGGAGACCACTACCACTGGCGCAAGTGTTACGCTTACGAAGGGTCGGCCAAGGTGCCAATGCTGATGAAGTGGCCCGAAAAGCTCAAGGTGAAAGCCAAAAAGGGACAAACACTCAAACATCCGGTGGAATTGCGCGATATCCTGCCGACTTGTCTGGATGTTGCGGGCGCCGAAATCCCGGCCGAGATGGAAGGGACCAGTATGCTCCGCACGGTCCGTGAGCGGAATCCAGAGTGGCGTGAGTATATCGATTTGGAACATTCGAAAATCTACTTCGACGAGAACGACTGGTACGCCCTCACCGACGGCAAGCATAAATACATCTTCTTCGGTTTGACGGGCAGGGAGCTGCTTTTCGATCTGGAGAAAGATCCGAACGAGCTCAAAGATTTGGCCTCAAAGCCCGAGCACAAAGCCGAATTGGAACGCTGGCGCGACCGCATGACGGAACATCTCTCCATCCGTGGCGACAAGTTTGTGGACGGCAACCGCCCGAGGGTAAAGCCGAAAGCGATCAACACCTCCCCTAATTTCCCTTGGACTTGA
- a CDS encoding asparagine synthetase B family protein encodes MSGFNLIISSAGKAGEQTVRNMNRAVAPGDGGQTATLTANKWAAVLGAESIARESHDQPLVSECGKYALVFEGDLDSRFDLRNRLLEKGKTFRTGTDAELLLFALIEFGPELVADLEGVFAFIFLDAHKGEVLLGRDRLGAKPLYYYHEEGSLVVSSGIRGVMASGIPAKELNKQQIANFINFGLPKAPETFYKDVFEVRRGHMGTMLSLGEAPRFDALPNKSTKTEQPTPDIDKLAEEVEERLTDGLFAKQPHRVSFGLIADGSLYTAVMLVLAKKAGTIPSHVFSVGHTSRQEDKLENLLGFLGVSNHPVPFGPDNIDDFGDFVAGMDQPVGHRYAWIRYRTARYAKDFVSVLWGAEGAEELLSGSTRAWVYYHYLRNHETVLKALPYIKKGSKLLPTALDKLSGGLVGFVRKYAERLSESPERTYLKLINDDSSVKENPYPKMFAEDSDNSGFVDLNFANLCQFERGAYLQRSVLPVHQFLFQSCGMDLRMPYLTSGLMELSESVSPVAWMERGRNAVLEKILERNGAERFIGRIKARPEFPLGVWLREDWRQHTESLANSESLTRFVDSEWISKIIAEHLDGTRDHGELIWRLLVLRQWIADK; translated from the coding sequence ATGAGCGGATTCAACCTAATTATATCCAGCGCAGGCAAGGCCGGCGAGCAGACGGTGCGAAACATGAACAGGGCCGTAGCGCCTGGCGACGGCGGACAAACGGCCACCTTGACAGCGAATAAGTGGGCGGCGGTATTGGGTGCGGAGTCTATAGCCCGCGAGAGTCATGATCAGCCTTTGGTATCGGAGTGCGGCAAATACGCATTGGTGTTTGAAGGCGATTTGGACAGTCGGTTTGACCTTCGTAACAGGCTTCTGGAAAAAGGAAAAACCTTCCGTACGGGCACCGACGCCGAGCTGTTGCTTTTCGCATTGATCGAATTCGGCCCGGAGCTGGTAGCTGACTTGGAAGGCGTTTTCGCTTTTATATTCCTTGACGCCCATAAGGGCGAGGTTCTGCTGGGACGTGACAGACTGGGGGCCAAACCGCTTTATTATTATCATGAGGAAGGTTCTTTGGTCGTTTCTTCGGGCATTCGGGGCGTGATGGCTTCGGGTATTCCGGCCAAGGAACTTAACAAACAACAGATAGCGAATTTCATCAATTTCGGCTTGCCCAAAGCGCCGGAGACTTTCTATAAAGACGTTTTTGAAGTAAGGCGGGGGCATATGGGCACCATGCTTTCTCTGGGCGAAGCTCCGCGCTTCGACGCTCTGCCGAACAAGTCTACCAAAACGGAGCAGCCGACGCCGGATATCGACAAACTGGCTGAGGAAGTGGAAGAACGCCTTACCGACGGACTTTTCGCCAAACAGCCTCACCGCGTTTCTTTCGGTTTGATAGCCGACGGAAGCTTGTATACTGCCGTGATGCTGGTTTTGGCCAAAAAGGCGGGAACCATTCCCTCGCACGTTTTCAGCGTAGGCCATACTTCCCGGCAGGAAGACAAGCTCGAAAACCTTTTGGGATTCCTTGGCGTAAGCAACCATCCCGTTCCTTTTGGCCCCGACAATATTGACGATTTCGGAGACTTTGTGGCGGGAATGGACCAGCCGGTGGGGCATCGTTACGCTTGGATTCGCTATCGTACGGCCCGCTACGCCAAAGATTTCGTGTCGGTATTGTGGGGCGCCGAGGGCGCTGAGGAACTGCTTTCCGGCTCTACGCGCGCTTGGGTTTATTATCATTACCTGCGCAACCACGAGACGGTACTCAAGGCTTTGCCTTATATAAAGAAAGGCAGCAAGCTGTTGCCTACGGCCCTCGACAAGCTTTCTGGCGGATTGGTGGGCTTTGTGCGCAAATACGCCGAGCGCCTGAGCGAATCGCCCGAGCGGACTTATCTGAAGCTGATCAACGACGACAGTTCCGTAAAGGAAAACCCCTACCCCAAGATGTTCGCTGAGGACAGCGATAACAGCGGTTTCGTGGACCTGAACTTCGCTAACCTTTGCCAATTCGAACGGGGCGCTTACCTGCAACGGAGCGTATTGCCCGTGCATCAGTTCCTGTTCCAAAGTTGTGGCATGGATCTTCGCATGCCTTACCTCACCTCGGGGCTTATGGAGCTTTCCGAGTCCGTATCGCCGGTGGCGTGGATGGAGAGAGGCCGAAACGCTGTCTTGGAAAAGATATTGGAGCGCAACGGAGCCGAACGTTTCATCGGGCGGATCAAGGCCCGGCCGGAATTTCCGCTGGGCGTATGGCTTCGCGAGGACTGGCGCCAGCATACGGAGAGCTTGGCGAATTCGGAAAGCTTGACCCGCTTTGTGGACTCGGAGTGGATTTCGAAAATTATTGCGGAACACCTGGACGGCACCCGCGACCACGGCGAATTGATCTGGCGTTTGTTGGTATTGCGCCAATGGATTGCCGATAAGTAA